CTCCCTGCTAGACTGCTCGCTCTATAACACGTGCGATGCCGCTCGGGCAGAAAAAGGCGCGGAAGGACACATCATCTTGCAGGATTTCGGACCACTCGTTGAACTCGATTCACCGGCATTCGTCCACGAGAGCGCGCAGCTCTACGGGAAGATTCACCTCGCACCGGGCACTTCGGTCTGGCCCTTTGTCAGCATGCGGGCCGAGGACCAGGAGATCCGCGTCGGGGAAAACACCAACATCCAGGACTTCGTGATGATCCACATCGGCTACGCCACGCCGACCATCATCGGGGCCAACTGCTCGATCACCCATCACTGCACGATTCACGGCTGCACCATCGGCGACAACACGCTCGTTGGCATCAACGCGACCATCATGGACGGCTGCGTGATCGGCAGGAACTGCATCATCGGCGGCGCGGCCTTTTTGAAGGAAGGCACCGTCATCCCCGACAATTCCAT
The DNA window shown above is from Chrysiogenia bacterium and carries:
- a CDS encoding gamma carbonic anhydrase family protein is translated as MVVPPCVSQRWRERRSLLDCSLYNTCDAARAEKGAEGHIILQDFGPLVELDSPAFVHESAQLYGKIHLAPGTSVWPFVSMRAEDQEIRVGENTNIQDFVMIHIGYATPTIIGANCSITHHCTIHGCTIGDNTLVGINATIMDGCVIGRNCIIGGAAFLKEGTVIPDNSIVVGAPGKVIKQKNNWVANCMNARYYRRNAEHYARGEHRAWAGKDGKTWAAEQLQELQKEFKALLESGAEVIPE